One genomic region from Cyanobium usitatum str. Tous encodes:
- a CDS encoding DUF2605 family protein produces MGFSSPTPEPQSPGVLLDQLLGSLLDDFSSWFERGLLLLDHCPEAVMPQDQQLILRDHLVQARKELCAATSLRQAAPIPMALEMETLAPWHQLVLSVWNLSAALRRHGVTLP; encoded by the coding sequence ATGGGTTTTTCTTCTCCAACACCCGAGCCCCAATCCCCAGGCGTCCTGCTTGATCAGCTGCTCGGGTCCCTGCTCGACGACTTCAGTTCCTGGTTTGAGCGGGGCCTGCTGCTGCTAGATCACTGCCCAGAAGCGGTGATGCCCCAAGACCAGCAGCTGATCCTGCGCGACCACCTGGTGCAGGCCCGCAAGGAACTCTGCGCTGCCACAAGCTTGCGCCAGGCAGCTCCCATACCAATGGCCCTGGAGATGGAAACCCTGGCTCCCTGGCATCAATTGGTGTTGTCGGTGTGGAATCTTTCGGCGGCCCTGCGCCGCCATGGGGTGACCCTGCCGTGA
- the thrS gene encoding threonine--tRNA ligase: MSHVLAMAVQKLFPQAQVTIGPWTESGFYYDFDNPDPFTEADLKAIKKEMGKIIGRRLPLERIEVSRTEAEARIKAQNEPYKLEILAGISEPISLYTLGEEWWDLCAGPHVANTSELNPKAFELESVAGAYWRGDETKAQLQRIYGTAWESPEQLAEHKRRKEEAKRRDHRRLGTDLNLFSIEDEAGAGLVFWHPRGARMRLLIEDFWRQAHFAAGYELLYTPHVADISLWKTSGHLDFYAESMFGPMQVDERQYQLKPMNCPFHVLTYASTLRSYRELPIRWAELGTVYRYERPGVMHGLMRVRGFTQDDAHVFCLPEQISDEILRILDLTEEILSTFDFKTYEINLSTRPEKSIGEDAVWELATQGLIEALDRKGWAYKIDEGGGAFYGPKIDLKIEDAIGRMWQCSTIQLDFNLPERFELEYVAADGSRRRPIMIHRAIFGSLERFFGIMTENYAGDFPFWLAPEQIRLLPVTDEVMPYAEQLLEQLKAAGIRATLDHSGERLGKLIRNGEQMKIPLLGVIGAKEAETGAVSLRSRREGDLGNLSADDLLAAAVTANTKRAAGLGLPAIPTPGQ, translated from the coding sequence ATGAGCCACGTGCTGGCCATGGCTGTGCAGAAGCTCTTCCCCCAGGCCCAAGTCACCATCGGGCCGTGGACCGAGAGCGGCTTCTATTACGACTTCGACAATCCCGATCCCTTCACCGAGGCCGATCTCAAGGCCATCAAGAAGGAGATGGGCAAGATCATTGGCCGCCGTCTGCCGCTTGAGCGGATCGAAGTAAGCCGCACTGAAGCCGAGGCCAGGATCAAGGCCCAAAACGAGCCATACAAGCTGGAGATTCTGGCGGGGATCAGCGAGCCGATCAGTCTCTACACCCTGGGCGAGGAGTGGTGGGACCTCTGCGCTGGGCCCCACGTGGCCAACACCAGCGAACTCAACCCCAAGGCCTTCGAGCTCGAGAGCGTCGCCGGCGCCTATTGGCGTGGCGATGAAACCAAAGCCCAGCTGCAGCGCATCTACGGCACCGCCTGGGAAAGCCCCGAGCAGCTGGCGGAACACAAGCGGCGCAAGGAAGAGGCAAAACGCCGCGACCACAGGCGTTTGGGCACCGACCTGAATCTGTTCTCGATCGAGGATGAGGCCGGGGCTGGGCTGGTGTTCTGGCATCCCCGTGGGGCTCGGATGCGCCTGTTAATCGAAGATTTTTGGCGTCAGGCCCATTTCGCAGCTGGATACGAACTGCTGTACACGCCACACGTGGCTGATATCAGCCTATGGAAAACCTCGGGCCACCTCGACTTCTATGCCGAGAGCATGTTTGGCCCCATGCAAGTCGATGAGCGGCAATACCAGCTTAAGCCGATGAACTGCCCCTTTCACGTGCTCACATATGCAAGCACCCTGCGCAGTTACCGGGAGCTACCAATTCGCTGGGCCGAGTTGGGCACCGTTTATCGCTACGAGCGCCCGGGTGTGATGCACGGCCTAATGCGGGTGCGCGGCTTCACCCAGGATGACGCCCACGTGTTTTGCCTACCAGAGCAGATCAGTGATGAAATCCTGCGCATCCTTGATCTCACGGAGGAGATCCTTTCCACCTTCGATTTCAAGACCTACGAAATAAATCTCTCCACCAGGCCGGAGAAATCAATCGGCGAAGATGCCGTGTGGGAACTGGCAACCCAAGGCCTGATCGAGGCCCTCGATCGCAAGGGATGGGCCTACAAGATCGATGAAGGCGGCGGCGCCTTCTACGGTCCCAAGATCGACCTAAAAATCGAAGATGCCATCGGGCGAATGTGGCAGTGCTCCACCATCCAGCTCGATTTCAACCTGCCAGAACGTTTCGAACTGGAGTACGTGGCCGCTGATGGCTCAAGAAGGCGCCCGATCATGATTCACCGAGCCATCTTCGGTTCGCTGGAGCGGTTTTTCGGGATCATGACCGAGAACTACGCCGGCGATTTCCCCTTCTGGCTGGCACCCGAGCAGATCCGGCTGCTGCCCGTTACCGATGAGGTGATGCCCTACGCCGAGCAGCTACTGGAGCAGCTCAAGGCCGCTGGCATCCGCGCCACTCTGGACCACTCCGGCGAGCGCCTCGGCAAGCTGATTCGCAACGGCGAGCAGATGAAAATACCTCTGCTGGGAGTAATCGGCGCCAAGGAGGCTGAAACAGGTGCCGTGAGCCTGCGCAGCAGACGCGAAGGCGACCTCGGCAACCTGAGCGCGGACGACCTGCTGGCTGCTGCAGTTACGGCAAATACCAAGCGGGCCGCCGGCCTGGGCCTGCCGGCGATCCCCACACCCGGCCAGTGA
- a CDS encoding glucokinase, which yields MTTLLAGDIGGTKTLLALYQLQAGGELELLRSERYLSADWDGLAPMLATFLGADQPPPAAACLAVAGPVEAGQAQLTNLHWQLDGCQLAAATGIGRFELVNDFAVLIYGLPHLTSQQQAPIRPGVARPEAPLLVLGAGTGLGVAYGVPTLTGLVAVASEAAHGEFAPRSQQEWELKQWLARERGLERVSIERVVSGTGLGEVARWLLHIRHPGGDHPLFPLAEGSELPAAVAASAALGESLACEALEIWMGCYGSVCGDLALAGLSRGGVWLAGGTAGKLLESLRSPTFNQAFLNKGRLEPVLASMPITAVVDPAIGQFSAACRARMLLA from the coding sequence GTGACCACCCTTCTAGCTGGGGACATCGGCGGCACCAAGACCCTTCTCGCCCTCTATCAGCTGCAGGCCGGGGGTGAATTGGAGCTGCTGCGTAGTGAGCGCTACCTATCCGCCGACTGGGACGGCCTGGCCCCGATGCTGGCCACCTTTCTGGGTGCTGACCAGCCCCCTCCAGCGGCTGCCTGCCTGGCGGTGGCAGGACCGGTTGAGGCCGGCCAGGCCCAGCTAACCAACCTGCACTGGCAGCTCGATGGCTGCCAACTGGCTGCGGCCACAGGTATTGGGCGGTTTGAGCTGGTCAATGATTTCGCCGTATTGATCTACGGGTTGCCCCATCTCACCTCACAGCAACAGGCGCCAATCCGCCCTGGGGTGGCGAGGCCAGAGGCGCCCCTGCTGGTGCTAGGTGCGGGAACGGGTCTGGGGGTGGCCTACGGGGTACCAACTCTGACGGGGTTGGTGGCGGTGGCCAGCGAGGCCGCCCACGGCGAATTCGCCCCCCGCAGCCAGCAGGAATGGGAACTCAAACAGTGGCTCGCCCGCGAGCGGGGACTGGAGCGAGTCTCGATCGAGCGGGTGGTGAGCGGCACGGGCCTGGGCGAAGTGGCGCGCTGGCTGCTTCACATCCGCCACCCCGGCGGAGACCATCCCCTTTTCCCGCTAGCCGAAGGGTCGGAACTGCCCGCTGCCGTGGCCGCCAGCGCTGCCCTAGGGGAGAGCCTGGCCTGCGAGGCCTTGGAGATCTGGATGGGCTGTTACGGCAGTGTGTGTGGCGATCTGGCCCTGGCGGGTCTGAGCCGGGGAGGGGTGTGGTTGGCCGGCGGCACCGCTGGCAAATTGCTGGAAAGCCTGCGCTCGCCCACCTTTAACCAGGCATTTCTAAACAAGGGCCGGCTAGAGCCGGTGCTGGCAAGCATGCCGATCACGGCCGTGGTCGATCCGGCCATTGGCCAATTCAGCGCGGCCTGCCGGGCGCGCATGCTGCTGGCCTGA
- the thrB gene encoding homoserine kinase, with protein sequence MVRPRVGQGVEVHVPATTANVGPGFDCLGAALDLDNVFQMRCIEGGSERFDLIIEGSEGAHLRGGPDNLVYRSAQRVWKEAGEEPVALEARVRLAVPPARGLGSSATAIVAGLIGANALVGEPLSREKLLELAIDIEGHPDNVVPSLVGGLCMTAKAASHRWRVVRCEWSPLVQAVVAIPAIRLTTSEARRALPKSIPVGDAVINLGSLTLLLQGLRTGNGDLITDGMHDRLHEPYRWGLIHGGKAVREAALAAGAWGCVISGAGPSLLALCPKPAAEAVSRAMVRAWHQAGVESRSEVLAIQQLGSRWENLPDQKPAASE encoded by the coding sequence ATGGTGCGCCCCCGGGTCGGACAAGGGGTTGAGGTTCACGTTCCAGCTACCACCGCCAACGTCGGTCCTGGCTTTGACTGTCTGGGGGCTGCCCTGGATCTCGACAACGTCTTCCAAATGCGCTGCATCGAGGGCGGCAGCGAGCGTTTTGATCTGATTATTGAAGGCAGCGAAGGAGCCCACCTGCGCGGAGGGCCCGACAACCTGGTGTATCGCTCGGCACAACGGGTGTGGAAAGAAGCCGGCGAGGAGCCGGTGGCCCTTGAGGCAAGAGTGCGGCTAGCGGTGCCGCCGGCCCGGGGCCTTGGGAGCAGCGCCACGGCGATCGTGGCGGGCCTGATCGGCGCCAATGCGCTGGTGGGCGAGCCCCTCAGCCGCGAGAAGCTGCTGGAGCTGGCAATCGATATTGAAGGCCATCCCGACAACGTGGTGCCCTCCCTGGTGGGGGGATTGTGCATGACAGCCAAGGCGGCCTCGCACCGCTGGCGGGTGGTGCGCTGTGAGTGGTCACCTCTCGTTCAGGCAGTGGTCGCAATCCCCGCCATCCGGCTCACCACAAGCGAAGCAAGGCGGGCCCTGCCGAAATCAATTCCAGTGGGGGATGCGGTGATCAACCTGGGCTCCCTCACCTTGCTGCTGCAGGGGCTGCGCACCGGCAATGGCGACTTGATCACCGATGGCATGCACGACCGTCTGCATGAGCCCTACCGCTGGGGCCTGATCCATGGCGGCAAGGCCGTGAGGGAGGCGGCCCTGGCAGCGGGAGCCTGGGGCTGCGTCATCAGTGGCGCCGGCCCAAGCCTGCTTGCCCTTTGCCCCAAACCAGCGGCCGAAGCCGTCAGCAGAGCGATGGTGCGGGCCTGGCACCAAGCCGGGGTGGAGTCCCGCTCCGAAGTTCTGGCAATTCAGCAGCTGGGCAGCCGCTGGGAGAACCTGCCAGACCAGAAGCCCGCTGCCAGTGAGTAG
- a CDS encoding NAD(P)H-quinone oxidoreductase subunit 4, whose amino-acid sequence MDVNMPLLAASSLGAPAAESAFPWLSLIVLLPAAVALVMPLLPGDGSDPKWPRTLALATLAIDLALMVLCFSRHFDGSSSDLQLVERVSWVPAMGLEWSLAADGLSTPLVLLSGLVTLLSVAASWNIKSKTRLYFALMLVQASAQGLVFLSQDFLLFFLAWELELVPVYLLIAIWGGKQRQYAATKFILYTATASLLILLSGLALAFSGDSFSFNLSELASRSPGGTFGLLCYLGFLVGFGVKLPMFPLHTWLPDAHGEANAPVSMLLAGVLLKMGGYALLRFNVQMLPEVHLRLAPALIVLGIVNIVYGALNAFAQDNVKRRIACSSVSHMGFVLLGIGAVDALGISGAMLQMISHGLIAAAMFFVTGVFYERTETLSIPNMGGLAKALPITFAFFLASSLASLALPGMSGFVSEITVFLGITANDGFTIGFRVIAIVLAAIGLVLTPVYLLSLCRRVFFGPRIPALAVVGDMRPRELFIGLTLLIPTLAIGFWPRLAIDVYEASTNALAQQLSATALVAMGRVTALG is encoded by the coding sequence ATGGACGTCAACATGCCCCTGCTAGCTGCGTCCAGCCTGGGCGCTCCAGCAGCGGAATCAGCCTTTCCCTGGCTGAGCCTGATCGTGCTGCTGCCAGCAGCAGTCGCCCTGGTAATGCCGCTGCTGCCAGGCGATGGCAGCGACCCCAAGTGGCCCCGCACCCTGGCCCTCGCCACCTTGGCGATTGACTTGGCATTAATGGTGTTGTGCTTTAGCAGGCACTTCGATGGATCCAGCAGTGATTTGCAACTGGTGGAAAGGGTTAGTTGGGTGCCAGCCATGGGCCTGGAGTGGTCCCTGGCGGCAGATGGCCTTTCCACACCGCTGGTGCTGCTCTCAGGCCTGGTAACCCTGCTTTCGGTGGCGGCCAGCTGGAACATCAAGAGCAAAACCCGCCTTTATTTCGCCCTGATGCTGGTTCAGGCCTCAGCCCAGGGCCTGGTTTTTCTCTCCCAAGACTTTCTGCTTTTCTTCCTTGCCTGGGAGCTTGAGCTGGTTCCGGTATACCTATTAATTGCAATCTGGGGTGGCAAGCAACGTCAATACGCGGCCACTAAATTTATTTTATATACCGCTACAGCCTCTCTGCTGATCTTGCTCAGCGGTCTGGCTCTTGCCTTCTCGGGTGACAGCTTCAGCTTCAACCTCTCAGAGTTGGCAAGCCGCTCCCCCGGTGGCACCTTCGGCCTGCTCTGTTACCTGGGCTTCCTGGTGGGCTTCGGGGTGAAATTGCCAATGTTCCCCCTCCACACCTGGTTACCCGACGCCCACGGCGAAGCCAATGCGCCCGTATCTATGTTGCTGGCAGGGGTGCTGCTGAAGATGGGTGGCTACGCCCTGCTGCGCTTCAACGTGCAGATGCTTCCTGAGGTGCATCTGAGGCTGGCACCAGCATTAATTGTGCTCGGCATCGTCAACATCGTCTACGGCGCCCTGAATGCCTTTGCCCAGGACAACGTCAAACGGCGCATTGCCTGTAGCTCCGTGAGCCACATGGGCTTTGTGCTGCTCGGTATTGGTGCTGTAGATGCCCTCGGCATCAGCGGCGCCATGCTGCAGATGATCAGTCATGGCCTGATCGCAGCTGCCATGTTCTTTGTTACCGGGGTGTTTTATGAGCGCACCGAAACCCTTTCAATCCCCAACATGGGCGGCCTGGCCAAAGCCCTGCCGATCACCTTCGCCTTTTTCCTTGCCAGCTCTCTTGCTTCCCTAGCCCTGCCCGGCATGAGTGGTTTTGTAAGCGAGATCACAGTGTTTCTAGGCATCACCGCAAATGACGGCTTCACCATCGGCTTCCGGGTGATCGCCATCGTGCTGGCAGCGATCGGATTAGTGCTTACTCCTGTTTATCTGCTCAGCCTCTGCCGCCGGGTGTTCTTCGGTCCGAGAATTCCTGCCCTAGCCGTGGTGGGCGACATGCGTCCGCGGGAGCTGTTTATTGGTCTCACCCTGCTTATACCAACGCTGGCGATTGGCTTTTGGCCGCGATTGGCAATCGATGTCTATGAGGCCTCAACCAACGCACTAGCCCAGCAGTTGAGTGCAACTGCCCTGGTTGCCATGGGCCGGGTCACCGCCCTGGGCTGA
- a CDS encoding M3 family metallopeptidase, producing the protein MTLSAPLPLLVGQGLPPFDAITPEQVGQAIPALLSELNESLSALEASLELRLGQSESPRWEEVMEPLHKLGERLRWSWGVVSHLNGVCNTPALREAHQQQQGAVVQFGNRAGQSRPIYRALEALKANPSQLDATQSRILATELRDMKLRGVGLEGQEQQAFNAACERLAELATTFGNHVLDATNGWSLTLNSEDELAGLPASLRQLLAQAATDAGESGWRLGLDMPRVVPFLKFSERRNLREKVYRAQVGRAASGELDNNPLIAQILELKLKQAQLLGYANWAEVSLASKMAGSVHEVEGLLEDLRAAAFPVAQQELAALAACASRHGAPEAAELKPWDVSYWAEVLRQESFELNSEALRPWFSLEQVLQGLFVLCQRLFDIRIVAADGEAPIWHSDVRYFRVLEASNGEPLAGFYLDPFSRPGSKRGGAWMDECLGRSRSASGEPVLPVAYLICNQSPPVGDTPSLMTFDEVETLFHEFGHGLQHMLTTVERPQAAGINNVEWDAVELPSQFMENWCYDRATLMGMARHWQSGEPLPEAEYQKLLAARTFMAGGATLRQVHFALTDLRLHSQWTPDSGESPDQLRRQIAATTTVLEPIAEDAFLCAFSHIFAGGYAAGYYSYKWAEVLSADAFSAFEEVGLEQEEEIVATGRRFRDTVLSLGGSRSPAEVFEAFRGRQPSSEALIRHSGLVAA; encoded by the coding sequence ATGACCCTGAGCGCACCCCTGCCCTTGCTGGTTGGTCAGGGGCTTCCACCCTTCGATGCGATCACGCCGGAGCAGGTAGGGCAGGCGATCCCTGCCTTACTCAGCGAGCTAAACGAATCGCTCTCCGCCCTGGAAGCCAGCCTGGAGCTGCGCTTAGGCCAATCCGAGTCGCCCCGCTGGGAGGAGGTTATGGAGCCTCTGCACAAACTTGGAGAGCGGTTGCGCTGGAGCTGGGGGGTGGTGAGCCATCTCAATGGCGTCTGCAACACACCAGCCCTGCGGGAGGCCCACCAACAGCAGCAGGGGGCCGTGGTGCAATTCGGCAACCGCGCTGGGCAATCGCGGCCGATCTATCGGGCTCTCGAGGCACTGAAGGCCAATCCCAGCCAGCTCGATGCCACCCAGAGCCGCATCTTGGCGACGGAGCTACGGGACATGAAATTGCGGGGCGTGGGCCTGGAGGGGCAGGAGCAGCAAGCCTTCAACGCCGCCTGTGAGCGGCTCGCCGAGCTCGCCACCACCTTCGGCAACCACGTGCTCGATGCCACCAACGGCTGGAGCCTCACTCTCAACAGCGAAGACGAACTGGCCGGCTTACCAGCCAGCCTGCGGCAGCTGCTGGCCCAAGCTGCCACAGATGCCGGTGAAAGCGGCTGGCGCCTGGGGCTAGACATGCCCAGGGTGGTGCCCTTTCTAAAATTCAGTGAGCGCAGGAACCTGCGCGAAAAGGTCTACCGCGCCCAGGTGGGCAGGGCAGCCAGCGGCGAACTAGATAACAATCCCCTGATTGCCCAAATCCTGGAGCTGAAGTTGAAACAAGCCCAGCTGCTGGGCTATGCCAACTGGGCCGAGGTAAGCCTGGCCTCGAAAATGGCAGGCTCGGTGCATGAGGTGGAAGGCCTACTTGAAGACCTGCGCGCTGCAGCCTTTCCAGTGGCCCAGCAGGAGCTCGCCGCCCTTGCTGCCTGCGCCAGCCGCCACGGGGCACCAGAGGCAGCTGAGCTGAAGCCCTGGGACGTGAGCTATTGGGCAGAGGTGCTGCGGCAAGAGAGTTTCGAGCTCAACAGCGAGGCGCTTAGACCCTGGTTTTCCCTGGAGCAGGTACTGCAGGGGCTGTTTGTACTTTGCCAGCGCCTATTCGATATACGAATAGTGGCAGCCGATGGGGAGGCGCCGATCTGGCATAGCGACGTGCGCTACTTCCGAGTGCTCGAAGCCTCTAACGGGGAGCCCCTTGCCGGCTTTTACCTTGATCCATTTAGCCGCCCTGGCAGCAAGCGCGGTGGAGCCTGGATGGATGAATGCCTCGGCCGCTCCCGCAGCGCCAGCGGCGAGCCTGTGTTGCCGGTGGCCTACTTGATCTGCAACCAGAGCCCACCGGTTGGCGACACCCCCAGCCTGATGACCTTCGACGAGGTCGAAACCCTCTTCCACGAATTTGGTCATGGCCTGCAGCACATGCTCACCACGGTGGAACGGCCCCAGGCCGCAGGTATCAACAACGTGGAGTGGGACGCGGTAGAGCTGCCCAGCCAATTCATGGAGAACTGGTGCTACGACCGGGCCACCTTGATGGGCATGGCACGCCACTGGCAGAGCGGCGAACCGCTACCGGAGGCCGAATACCAAAAGTTGCTGGCAGCCCGCACCTTCATGGCTGGCGGCGCCACCCTGCGCCAGGTGCACTTCGCCCTCACCGATCTCCGCCTGCACAGCCAGTGGACCCCTGACAGCGGTGAGAGTCCGGATCAACTGCGCCGCCAGATCGCAGCCACCACAACGGTGCTGGAGCCCATTGCCGAGGATGCCTTCCTCTGCGCTTTCAGCCATATTTTTGCCGGCGGCTATGCGGCCGGCTACTACTCCTACAAGTGGGCCGAGGTGCTCAGCGCCGATGCCTTCAGTGCCTTCGAGGAGGTGGGCCTGGAGCAGGAGGAGGAGATCGTGGCCACCGGCCGCCGTTTCCGCGACACCGTGCTCAGCCTCGGCGGCAGCCGCTCCCCAGCTGAGGTGTTTGAAGCCTTCCGGGGGCGCCAGCCAAGCAGCGAGGCGCTTATCCGCCATTCCGGGCTGGTGGCCGCCTGA
- a CDS encoding phosphotransferase enzyme family protein, producing the protein MATPPPELVAVAEAFDLPGLITAIAPLGNGNVNDTYLLEVHSGGATAGHYVLQRLNTRVFPQPELVMQNLEALSAHAEQHPLIGQRWEVPRLIANRHTGRPWLWAEGQFWRLQSFIEGAVTVEAITNQEQAQQVGRGLGLFHFLISDLPPERLADTLPGFHVTPTYLAAYDQTLLCNPIGQDDREQWCVAFVEQRRELAPILEDAKAAGLLQLRPIHGDPKINNVMLCDHTGTAVSLVDLDTVKPGLVHYDIGDCLRSACNPAGEEACEIDSVKFDLNLCENLLKGYLDAARTFLSETDLDHIYVSVRLLSFELGLRFLSDHLAGNLYFRTTHPNHNLQRALVQFRLTESIEAQEEQIRQIVAKLR; encoded by the coding sequence ATGGCCACTCCTCCACCGGAGCTGGTGGCGGTCGCCGAGGCCTTCGACCTGCCCGGGCTAATCACGGCGATCGCGCCCCTCGGTAACGGCAACGTCAACGACACCTATTTATTGGAGGTGCACTCGGGGGGCGCAACTGCAGGCCACTACGTGTTGCAAAGGCTCAATACTCGGGTGTTTCCCCAGCCGGAGCTGGTGATGCAAAACCTGGAGGCGCTAAGCGCCCACGCTGAGCAGCATCCCCTGATCGGACAACGATGGGAAGTGCCGCGGCTAATCGCCAACCGTCATACCGGCCGACCCTGGCTATGGGCAGAGGGTCAATTTTGGCGACTACAGAGTTTCATCGAAGGGGCCGTGACTGTTGAGGCGATCACGAACCAAGAGCAGGCCCAGCAGGTGGGTCGAGGCCTGGGGCTATTCCACTTCCTGATCAGCGACCTGCCCCCAGAGCGACTTGCCGATACCCTGCCTGGCTTCCACGTCACACCCACCTACCTGGCGGCCTACGACCAAACCTTGCTTTGCAACCCAATAGGTCAGGACGATCGGGAGCAATGGTGTGTGGCATTCGTGGAGCAACGCCGCGAACTGGCCCCGATCCTTGAGGACGCCAAGGCAGCGGGCCTTCTGCAGTTGCGGCCTATCCACGGCGACCCCAAGATCAACAATGTGATGCTCTGCGACCACACGGGCACAGCAGTGAGCCTGGTGGATCTAGACACCGTCAAGCCAGGCCTGGTGCACTACGACATCGGCGATTGCTTGCGTTCAGCCTGCAATCCAGCTGGGGAAGAAGCCTGTGAAATTGATAGCGTCAAATTTGATCTCAATCTCTGCGAGAACCTCTTAAAGGGCTACCTGGACGCGGCAAGAACATTCCTAAGCGAAACAGACCTAGATCACATCTACGTGTCGGTAAGACTGCTCAGCTTCGAGCTAGGCCTGCGCTTTTTAAGCGACCATCTAGCTGGCAATCTCTACTTTCGTACGACCCATCCCAACCACAACCTCCAAAGGGCTCTTGTGCAATTTCGTCTCACCGAAAGCATTGAGGCCCAGGAAGAACAAATCCGGCAGATTGTGGCAAAACTGCGATGA
- a CDS encoding DOMON-like domain-containing protein translates to MSSTSFKLIPHAAGMQRVAATYSLHGQISVLKATLQITYQLEGKLAELKIPNCSSQPLRQDLLWQATCLEFFLAAAGNSDYWEYNLSPAGDWNVYHLDTYRRGLAEEPAYKQLPFDVIRDDKQLNLSLTCALPPALITPTAAARLEVGVSAVLQSSSGELTYWAVAHPGSEPDFHHREGFCLKLA, encoded by the coding sequence ATGAGCAGCACCAGCTTCAAATTGATTCCCCATGCAGCCGGGATGCAGCGGGTTGCTGCCACCTACTCACTCCATGGCCAAATCAGTGTGCTTAAGGCCACCCTGCAGATCACATACCAACTTGAGGGCAAACTGGCCGAGTTGAAGATTCCCAATTGCAGCAGCCAACCGCTGCGTCAAGATCTGCTTTGGCAAGCCACCTGCCTGGAATTCTTTCTGGCAGCTGCAGGCAACAGCGACTATTGGGAGTACAACCTTTCGCCCGCGGGAGATTGGAATGTTTACCACCTAGATACCTACCGGAGGGGGCTGGCTGAGGAACCTGCCTACAAGCAGCTGCCCTTCGACGTAATACGCGACGACAAACAATTGAACTTGAGCCTTACTTGCGCTCTGCCACCAGCGCTAATTACGCCAACAGCTGCTGCACGGCTCGAAGTTGGGGTCTCCGCCGTGCTCCAAAGCTCCAGCGGGGAGCTGACCTACTGGGCCGTGGCCCATCCCGGCAGCGAACCTGACTTCCACCACAGAGAGGGCTTCTGTCTCAAATTGGCCTAG
- the folB gene encoding dihydroneopterin aldolase, translated as MSDAIQVRGLRLWAHVGVLDFERREGQWFELDLELGVDLSAAGRSDALADTLDYSQLITALQHQARSLICQTLEHYSERILDRIEELYGPVPIRLELRKCHAPVPGFDGVVAVRRSRHH; from the coding sequence ATGAGTGATGCGATTCAGGTGCGCGGCCTGCGGCTTTGGGCCCATGTGGGGGTGCTCGATTTCGAGCGCAGGGAAGGCCAGTGGTTTGAGCTGGATCTGGAATTGGGCGTGGATCTCAGTGCTGCTGGCCGCAGTGATGCCCTAGCCGACACCCTCGACTACAGCCAGTTGATCACCGCCCTGCAACATCAGGCCCGCAGCCTGATCTGCCAAACCCTGGAGCACTACAGCGAAAGGATTCTTGATCGGATCGAGGAGCTCTATGGCCCGGTGCCGATCCGCCTTGAACTGCGCAAATGCCACGCTCCGGTACCGGGCTTCGACGGGGTTGTGGCAGTGCGGCGCAGCCGGCATCACTAG